One window of the Thermasporomyces composti genome contains the following:
- a CDS encoding FAD-binding and (Fe-S)-binding domain-containing protein codes for MAPVISESTLEVLRGLSDPRDVRTRAVDLAAMAHDASHYLLQPQAVVIARDTEHVARLLRAATDRGLPVTFRSAGTSLSGQAVTDGVLVDTRRHFRRIDVLDNGERLRSQPGATLRLVNARLAPYGTRLGPDPASEGACTVGGVVANNSSGMACGIRDNAYHTLDSMTFVLPSGTTIDTSDPDADDLLRNREPRLWEGLVELRDRVRSNPDSVERIRHQFSMKNTMGYAVNAFLDFDRPVDILSHLIVGSEGTLAFVGEVTFRTVPVRPHVATALLVFDSIADATDALPALVAAGARTVELMDAASLRVIQRDSRALPTLRQLDVASHTALLVELQATTADELEADLARASATLRRLRLATPAAFTSDPAERAALWHLRKGLYTAVAGARPTGTTALLEDIAVPLPVLTETTRGLTELFDKYDYDDAVIFGHAKDGNLHFMITPRFDDPEELRRYEDFTEDLVDLVLGANGSLKAEHGTGRIMAPYVRRQFGDELYDVMRTVKRLCDPAGVLNPGVVISDDDRAHLRNLKLISPADPAVDTCVECGFCEPVCPAKDVTTTPRQRIVLLREIARADAEGDHRRRDELRRDFGYDAVDTCAADSMCVTACPVAIDTGAVMKGLRSRRHGRVARRGGVAAARHWAGTLTGLRGGLRVASALPPALLSGASRAARKALPAEWVPEVGADLPRAGSRRPAPRRPQDASVVFFPSCIGSLFGPPRGASESPGASAAFQTLCERAGIALAVPDGIAGLCCGTPWRSKGLDEGYAVMARRTFEAVWRASDEGRLPVVCEASSCGLGLREIGDHLDGEDARRYRSLRVLDAVSFARTELLPRLQVRRRLQSVAVHPTCASEHLGSTDDLRAVAAACADEVVVPTTWGCCGFAGDRGMLRPELTAAATAPQAAELAGRAFDAYVSSNRTCELGMSRATGKTYRHVLELVEELTR; via the coding sequence ATGGCGCCAGTCATCTCGGAGTCCACGCTGGAGGTCCTCCGCGGGCTCAGCGATCCCCGTGACGTGCGCACTCGGGCGGTGGATCTGGCGGCGATGGCCCACGACGCCTCGCACTACCTCCTCCAGCCACAAGCGGTGGTCATCGCGCGTGACACCGAGCACGTGGCACGTCTGCTGCGCGCGGCGACCGACCGTGGTCTTCCCGTGACGTTCCGCTCGGCGGGCACGAGCTTGTCCGGTCAAGCTGTCACCGACGGCGTCCTCGTCGACACTCGCCGCCACTTTCGGCGTATCGACGTCCTTGACAACGGCGAACGCCTGCGGAGCCAGCCCGGCGCCACGCTCCGACTCGTCAACGCTCGCTTGGCACCGTACGGCACGCGCTTGGGCCCCGACCCTGCCAGCGAGGGCGCCTGCACCGTCGGCGGGGTGGTCGCCAACAACTCCTCGGGGATGGCGTGTGGCATCCGCGACAACGCCTACCACACGCTCGACTCGATGACGTTCGTGCTGCCGTCGGGCACCACGATCGACACCTCCGACCCGGACGCCGACGATCTCCTGCGAAACCGCGAACCCCGACTCTGGGAGGGCTTGGTCGAGCTCCGGGATCGGGTGCGATCGAACCCGGACTCGGTCGAACGCATCCGGCACCAGTTCTCCATGAAGAACACCATGGGGTACGCGGTCAACGCGTTCCTGGACTTCGACCGACCGGTCGACATCCTCAGCCACCTCATCGTCGGCTCCGAGGGCACCTTGGCCTTCGTCGGCGAGGTGACCTTCCGCACCGTGCCGGTGCGGCCGCACGTCGCGACGGCGCTGCTCGTCTTCGACTCCATCGCCGACGCGACCGACGCGCTCCCCGCCCTCGTCGCCGCTGGTGCCCGCACCGTCGAGCTCATGGACGCCGCGTCGCTCCGCGTCATCCAGCGGGACTCGCGGGCCCTTCCCACGCTCCGACAGCTGGACGTGGCCTCCCACACGGCCCTCTTGGTCGAACTGCAGGCCACCACGGCAGACGAGCTCGAGGCGGACCTGGCACGCGCGAGCGCCACGCTGCGCCGCCTGAGGCTCGCCACGCCGGCCGCGTTCACGTCCGACCCAGCCGAACGCGCCGCGCTGTGGCACCTGCGCAAGGGTCTCTACACCGCGGTGGCGGGCGCCCGCCCCACCGGGACCACGGCCTTGCTGGAGGACATCGCCGTCCCACTCCCCGTGCTCACCGAGACCACGCGTGGCCTCACCGAGCTGTTCGACAAGTACGACTACGACGACGCGGTCATCTTCGGGCACGCCAAGGACGGCAACCTCCACTTCATGATCACGCCGCGGTTCGACGACCCGGAGGAGCTGCGGCGGTACGAGGACTTCACCGAGGACCTCGTCGACCTGGTGCTGGGCGCCAACGGCTCGCTCAAGGCCGAGCACGGCACGGGACGCATCATGGCGCCGTACGTGCGACGGCAGTTCGGCGACGAGCTGTACGACGTCATGCGGACGGTCAAACGGCTCTGCGATCCGGCCGGAGTCCTCAACCCGGGCGTCGTGATCAGCGACGACGACCGCGCGCACCTGCGGAACCTCAAGCTCATCTCGCCCGCTGACCCGGCCGTCGACACGTGCGTGGAGTGCGGCTTCTGCGAGCCGGTGTGTCCCGCGAAAGACGTCACCACCACCCCTCGGCAGCGGATCGTCCTGCTGCGCGAGATCGCCCGGGCCGACGCCGAGGGCGACCATCGACGACGTGACGAGCTGCGGCGGGACTTCGGCTACGACGCGGTCGACACCTGCGCCGCCGACTCGATGTGCGTCACCGCCTGTCCGGTGGCCATCGACACCGGTGCGGTGATGAAGGGTCTTCGGTCACGCCGGCACGGTCGAGTCGCGCGACGCGGCGGAGTGGCGGCCGCTCGCCACTGGGCCGGCACCCTCACCGGTCTGCGGGGCGGCCTGCGCGTCGCCTCGGCCCTCCCGCCGGCGTTGCTGTCGGGGGCGTCGCGAGCGGCCCGGAAGGCGCTGCCCGCGGAGTGGGTGCCGGAGGTCGGTGCCGACCTGCCACGTGCCGGGTCACGGCGCCCCGCGCCCCGACGTCCTCAGGACGCCTCGGTGGTGTTCTTCCCCTCCTGTATCGGCTCGTTGTTCGGCCCGCCCCGCGGGGCGTCCGAGTCGCCGGGCGCCAGCGCGGCCTTCCAGACCCTGTGCGAACGGGCCGGGATCGCCCTCGCCGTGCCGGACGGCATCGCCGGCCTGTGCTGTGGGACGCCGTGGCGTTCCAAGGGACTGGACGAGGGTTACGCGGTCATGGCTCGCCGGACGTTCGAGGCGGTGTGGCGAGCCTCGGACGAGGGTCGGCTGCCTGTCGTGTGTGAGGCGTCCTCGTGCGGCCTCGGTCTGCGCGAGATCGGTGACCACCTGGACGGCGAGGACGCTCGGCGCTACCGCTCCTTGCGGGTCCTCGACGCCGTGAGCTTCGCGCGCACCGAGCTCCTCCCCCGCCTCCAGGTGCGGCGGCGGCTCCAGTCCGTCGCGGTGCACCCGACATGCGCGTCCGAGCACCTCGGCTCCACCGATGACCTGCGAGCGGTCGCGGCGGCCTGCGCCGACGAGGTCGTGGTGCCCACGACGTGGGGCTGCTGCGGCTTCGCCGGTGACCGCGGGATGCTGCGCCCGGAGCTCACCGCGGCCGCCACCGCGCCGCAGGCCGCCGAGCTCGCGGGGAGGGCCTTCGACGCCTACGTGTCCAGCAACCGCACGTGCGAGCTGGGCATGTCGCGCGCGACGGGGAAGACCTACCGGCACGTGCTCGAGCTGGTCGAGGAGCTCACACGATGA
- a CDS encoding sulfotransferase domain-containing protein yields MLQPPVRYRSSEEDSARWLGFPFRPGDIVISTRSKSGTTWMQMICALLVFQTPALPAPLAELSPWLDWLVVPRDEVVARLEAQRHRRFIKTHTPLDGIPIDPRVTYIVVARHPLDMAVSLYHQGGNLDRERIRQLTGDPAPERPTRPRPQLHDWLLRWIDDDADPRESMDSLPGVMWHLSDAWARRTSPNVLLVHYDDLVTDLEGEMRRIAARLGVDVPEARWPDLVRAATFDHMRANADQLAPDPVGVLKDRRAFFRRGSSGAGREVLSAEELAHYQRRTARMAPSDLLSWLHRDRGTAATAARRR; encoded by the coding sequence ATGCTCCAGCCACCCGTTCGCTACCGCTCGTCGGAGGAGGACAGCGCCCGCTGGCTCGGTTTCCCGTTCCGGCCGGGTGACATCGTGATCAGCACCCGGTCCAAGAGCGGCACGACCTGGATGCAGATGATCTGCGCGCTCCTGGTCTTCCAGACCCCGGCTTTGCCCGCACCGCTGGCGGAGCTGTCGCCGTGGCTGGACTGGCTGGTGGTGCCGCGGGACGAGGTGGTGGCGCGGCTGGAAGCCCAACGTCACCGGCGGTTCATCAAGACGCACACGCCCCTGGACGGGATCCCGATCGATCCACGTGTCACCTACATCGTGGTCGCCCGGCATCCGCTCGACATGGCGGTCTCGCTCTATCACCAGGGTGGAAACCTCGACCGAGAGCGGATTCGCCAGCTGACCGGTGACCCCGCACCCGAACGTCCAACGCGCCCGCGACCACAGCTCCACGACTGGTTGCTGCGCTGGATCGATGACGACGCCGACCCACGCGAGTCGATGGATTCACTCCCAGGCGTGATGTGGCACCTGTCCGATGCCTGGGCTCGCCGTACCTCGCCCAATGTCCTCCTCGTGCACTACGACGACCTGGTCACGGACCTCGAGGGCGAGATGCGGCGGATCGCGGCGCGCCTTGGCGTTGACGTGCCGGAGGCTCGCTGGCCAGACCTGGTCCGTGCGGCGACGTTCGACCACATGCGGGCCAACGCCGACCAGCTTGCCCCCGACCCGGTCGGCGTCTTGAAGGATCGAAGGGCCTTCTTCCGCCGCGGGTCCTCGGGGGCCGGGCGAGAGGTGCTGTCCGCCGAGGAGCTCGCTCACTACCAGCGGCGCACCGCCCGAATGGCGCCGTCGGACCTGCTCAGCTGGCTCCACCGCGACCGTGGCACCGCCGCGACGGCCGCGCGGAGACGGTAG
- a CDS encoding SLC13 family permease: protein MSSSVAGPDGPAQPGAAQPGGTSGAPGVPRELLTSAEQRFERGRRTVGLFLAPLVLLALLLAPLDLEADEHRLAAVLVCVMILWITEAVPLPVGGLIGVVLATLLNVAPADDILAPFGSSTIFTFIGAFVLAQAMLRHGLARRFAFRVLATRGVAVSTTRTVVAFGLITCALSAFVSNTATVAMLLPTAVAILGTVASASRVDGSAGETRSADSAAREEALARRGNPRVSVALLLMLAYGASVGGLLTPVGSPPNLIGRGLIEDATGTRISFFRWMALAVPVCAVMFVVLAVVLLLLNRPEVKRLEGLAAYVAAERRKLGPLSPHERNTLIAFGTAVTLWILPGVVGLVAGDGSDVYASVSNILDEGVVAVFAASLLFLLPVNWRTRTFTMTWDDAARIDWGTILLFGTGIILGGLLRSTGLAETIGTASAQTFGISALVPLTIFAVLLAILISETTSNTAAATVVVPIVISLAGGAGVDPLVPAMAATFAASFGFMLPVSTPQNAIVYGSGMVPITKMIRSGAAFDVAGAVLIVLLLPLMSLALGLAG from the coding sequence ATGAGCTCGTCCGTCGCAGGACCAGATGGCCCGGCCCAACCAGGCGCTGCCCAGCCAGGCGGGACGTCCGGTGCGCCAGGCGTCCCTCGCGAGCTCCTCACGAGCGCGGAGCAACGGTTCGAGCGCGGTCGCCGCACCGTCGGGTTGTTCCTGGCGCCGTTGGTGTTGCTCGCTCTGCTGCTCGCGCCGCTCGACCTCGAGGCTGACGAGCACCGTCTGGCCGCGGTGCTGGTGTGCGTCATGATCCTCTGGATCACCGAGGCCGTGCCCCTTCCCGTCGGTGGGCTCATCGGCGTCGTCCTCGCGACATTGCTCAACGTCGCGCCCGCCGACGACATCCTCGCCCCGTTCGGGTCGTCCACGATCTTCACGTTCATCGGCGCCTTCGTCCTGGCCCAGGCCATGCTGCGGCACGGCCTGGCCCGCCGCTTCGCGTTCCGGGTTCTCGCGACCCGCGGCGTGGCCGTCTCGACGACACGGACGGTGGTGGCGTTCGGCCTCATCACGTGCGCGCTGTCGGCGTTCGTCTCCAACACCGCGACCGTGGCGATGCTGCTACCGACCGCCGTCGCGATCCTCGGCACGGTGGCCAGCGCCAGTCGCGTGGACGGTTCGGCTGGAGAGACGAGGTCCGCTGACAGCGCGGCGCGCGAAGAGGCCCTGGCTCGTCGTGGCAACCCGCGGGTGTCCGTGGCGTTGCTGCTCATGCTCGCCTACGGCGCCAGCGTCGGGGGCCTGTTGACGCCGGTGGGGTCACCGCCGAACCTCATCGGCCGCGGGTTGATCGAGGACGCGACCGGTACCCGGATCAGCTTCTTCCGATGGATGGCTCTCGCGGTCCCGGTCTGCGCGGTCATGTTCGTCGTCTTGGCCGTGGTGCTCCTGCTGCTGAACCGGCCGGAGGTCAAGCGCCTCGAAGGGCTCGCCGCCTATGTCGCGGCCGAGCGCCGCAAGCTTGGACCGCTCTCGCCACACGAGCGCAACACGCTCATCGCCTTCGGAACGGCGGTCACGCTGTGGATCCTGCCCGGTGTGGTCGGTCTCGTCGCCGGCGACGGCTCGGATGTCTACGCCAGTGTGAGCAACATCCTCGACGAGGGCGTGGTCGCCGTGTTCGCGGCGTCCCTGCTCTTTCTCCTTCCGGTCAACTGGCGAACGCGCACCTTCACCATGACGTGGGACGATGCGGCGCGCATCGACTGGGGCACGATCCTGCTCTTCGGAACCGGCATCATCCTCGGCGGCCTGCTGCGCTCGACGGGGTTGGCCGAGACGATCGGCACGGCGTCGGCGCAGACGTTCGGCATCAGCGCGCTCGTCCCGCTCACGATCTTCGCGGTGCTCCTGGCGATCCTCATCTCCGAGACCACGAGCAACACCGCGGCGGCCACGGTCGTCGTGCCGATCGTGATCTCCCTGGCCGGTGGCGCGGGCGTCGATCCGCTCGTCCCCGCGATGGCGGCGACGTTCGCCGCCTCGTTCGGGTTCATGCTCCCGGTGTCCACGCCTCAGAACGCGATCGTCTACGGCTCTGGCATGGTGCCCATCACGAAGATGATCCGCTCCGGTGCGGCGTTCGACGTCGCCGGCGCGGTGTTGATCGTCCTCCTGCTGCCGCTCATGTCGCTCGCCCTCGGTCTCGCGGGCTAA
- a CDS encoding IclR family transcriptional regulator produces MTRTLTAESSAYPLRAVDRVCDILDILANSADGVSLSEVAESTGLPKSSTFRYLSALAARRYVERDPESGTYRLGVAFRPQHTRVLDQLTDLARPALEKLRDQLEETTNLAVLDGASVSYAVVAESPHMMRLAARVGQRGYVHATGLGKAMCATMPDDRVLSILAAADMPRLTDATIVDPEEYLRELEKVRSTGYAVDDNENQPSGRCVAVAIDGVGFPAAISVSAPAHRLPLENADRVARQLRKLARSLSRQLSGRR; encoded by the coding sequence ATGACGCGCACGCTGACCGCCGAGAGTTCCGCGTACCCACTCCGCGCGGTAGACCGGGTGTGCGACATTCTCGATATCTTGGCCAACTCCGCAGACGGTGTCTCCCTTTCCGAGGTCGCCGAATCCACGGGGCTGCCCAAGAGCTCGACGTTCCGCTATCTGTCCGCCTTGGCGGCTCGCCGTTACGTCGAACGCGACCCGGAGTCAGGCACCTACCGGCTGGGGGTGGCGTTCCGACCCCAGCACACCCGCGTTCTCGACCAGCTCACCGACCTGGCACGGCCAGCCTTGGAGAAGCTGCGCGACCAGCTGGAGGAGACGACGAACCTCGCCGTTCTCGACGGCGCGTCCGTGTCCTATGCCGTCGTGGCCGAGTCTCCGCACATGATGCGACTCGCCGCGCGGGTCGGCCAGCGAGGCTACGTCCACGCGACCGGGCTCGGCAAAGCCATGTGCGCCACCATGCCAGACGACCGCGTCCTCTCCATCCTCGCGGCCGCGGACATGCCGCGGTTGACGGACGCGACGATCGTCGATCCTGAGGAGTACCTCCGCGAGCTGGAGAAGGTCCGCTCGACTGGGTACGCGGTCGACGACAACGAGAACCAGCCGTCCGGTCGATGCGTGGCGGTCGCGATCGACGGGGTGGGCTTCCCGGCGGCCATCAGCGTGAGCGCTCCCGCCCACCGGCTTCCGCTGGAGAACGCCGACCGGGTGGCCCGACAGCTCCGCAAGCTCGCCCGGTCGCTCTCGCGCCAGCTCAGCGGCCGACGCTGA
- a CDS encoding M81 family metallopeptidase, with translation MTRLAVLGLGHETNTFSTVPADLATYEDGGIHRGPELVEHYATSQATFAGFLAPQDDEEPAELVPLLAAWTNPRGVITAEAFEAIVGEMVHLLAASGPFDGVLLGLHGAAVAEGYLDADAEIAARVRDVVGPDTPVGVVIDMHANVDPRLVANVDVLLAYQTNPHVDARERGLECRRRVLEIIRTGQRPAVALEQLPLVVTITRQDTREEPMAGLLAAARDLERRDGVLDASILEGFPYADVPQMGMSVLVTHRDGVDAARRAACELARMVWEARDALQGGGVSVEEAIGQVAAHRGHKPVLVLDVGDNVGGGGPGDSTVLLEEAVRRHVGGLVVVLFDPQTVESLAGVEIGRRVSVEVGGRSAEQVGRPVPLDAVVIGRADGRYEEPMMAHGGLRFFDAGEMVALRTDGDITVVLTSKLVQPITPNQLRAVGLDPLSFRAIVAKGVNGPRAGYADVTDGLIVVDTPGVTRLSVHELAYVHRRRPMYPFEPEAVYPQPVEAGRFTTTPP, from the coding sequence ATGACCCGCCTGGCGGTCCTCGGCCTAGGGCACGAGACCAACACGTTCTCCACGGTCCCGGCTGACCTGGCGACCTACGAGGACGGCGGAATCCACCGCGGCCCGGAGCTGGTGGAGCACTACGCGACCTCCCAAGCGACCTTCGCCGGCTTCCTCGCGCCTCAGGACGACGAGGAGCCCGCCGAGCTCGTCCCGTTGCTCGCTGCGTGGACCAACCCACGCGGCGTGATCACCGCGGAGGCGTTCGAGGCGATCGTCGGGGAGATGGTCCACCTGCTCGCCGCGTCCGGGCCGTTCGACGGTGTGCTGCTCGGGCTGCACGGTGCGGCCGTGGCGGAGGGGTATCTCGACGCCGACGCCGAGATCGCCGCGCGCGTGCGTGACGTCGTCGGTCCCGACACGCCCGTGGGCGTCGTGATCGACATGCACGCCAACGTCGATCCGCGCCTGGTGGCGAACGTCGACGTCCTCCTGGCGTACCAGACGAACCCGCACGTCGACGCGCGAGAGCGTGGCCTGGAGTGCCGCCGCCGGGTGCTGGAGATCATCCGAACCGGCCAGCGACCCGCCGTCGCCCTGGAACAGCTGCCGCTCGTCGTCACCATCACCCGCCAGGACACTCGGGAGGAGCCCATGGCGGGGCTGCTGGCGGCGGCACGGGACCTCGAGCGCCGCGACGGGGTCCTCGACGCCAGCATCCTCGAGGGATTCCCCTACGCCGATGTCCCCCAGATGGGCATGTCCGTGCTTGTCACCCACCGTGACGGGGTCGACGCGGCGCGGCGAGCCGCGTGCGAGCTGGCGCGGATGGTGTGGGAGGCGCGAGACGCGCTCCAGGGTGGCGGGGTGAGCGTCGAGGAGGCCATCGGCCAGGTGGCCGCCCACCGGGGTCACAAGCCCGTGCTTGTGCTCGACGTCGGCGACAATGTGGGTGGTGGTGGGCCAGGTGACTCCACGGTTCTGTTGGAGGAGGCGGTCCGCCGTCACGTCGGTGGCCTGGTCGTGGTGCTGTTCGACCCCCAGACGGTCGAGTCGCTGGCCGGGGTCGAGATCGGCCGGAGAGTCAGCGTCGAGGTGGGCGGTCGCAGTGCCGAGCAGGTCGGCCGCCCGGTGCCACTCGACGCGGTCGTGATCGGGCGGGCCGACGGACGATACGAGGAGCCGATGATGGCGCACGGTGGGCTCCGGTTCTTCGATGCCGGCGAGATGGTGGCCCTGCGCACCGACGGCGACATCACCGTCGTCCTGACGTCCAAGCTGGTGCAGCCGATCACGCCGAACCAGCTGCGCGCCGTGGGACTCGACCCGCTGTCGTTCCGCGCCATCGTCGCCAAGGGGGTCAACGGGCCCAGGGCAGGCTACGCCGACGTCACCGACGGGCTCATCGTCGTCGACACCCCCGGAGTGACCCGCCTCTCAGTCCACGAGCTCGCCTACGTCCACCGGCGACGTCCGATGTACCCCTTCGAGCCCGAGGCGGTGTATCCCCAGCCCGTGGAGGCCGGACGGTTCACGACGACACCGCCGTGA
- a CDS encoding sulfotransferase, with product MPGAIAKVRHAVPSAVKRMAVRVVGALPVCALLDSPGLDKPLRNVVVVTGPHRSGTTIMGRLLEHAPRTFLVHEPFNPDWGLQGVSHRYPYLRSVDTGSAPARTLRRFLTTGQGQWMGHGQPLPANHKRMRANRANVRGLRPLGYVAIVKDPFLLMSLGWINTALSERPPIVTLRHPGAWVMSLLRRSMHPRAALRSIREQACYGDPVVGELMEKHDWENADIVRAGAATWACLVRMLDVQLEAGAKASVVRMEDFAADPYAVMLDVYRTCGLRPPRDLRRVVDHYTGSQNVVIPAGRVLHELRRDSASLANAWRDRLDDDQQRTIREITEPVADRWYPAW from the coding sequence GTGCCAGGCGCGATCGCGAAGGTACGTCACGCGGTCCCCTCCGCGGTCAAGCGGATGGCCGTCCGCGTGGTCGGCGCACTGCCGGTCTGCGCACTGCTCGACTCACCGGGTCTCGACAAGCCTTTGCGTAATGTCGTGGTGGTCACCGGCCCGCACCGTTCCGGTACGACCATCATGGGTCGCCTGCTCGAACACGCGCCGCGCACGTTCTTGGTGCACGAACCGTTCAACCCCGACTGGGGGCTGCAGGGCGTGTCCCATCGCTATCCCTACCTGCGGTCTGTGGACACAGGGAGCGCTCCGGCGCGGACGCTGCGGCGCTTCCTCACCACGGGACAGGGCCAGTGGATGGGCCACGGTCAACCACTGCCCGCGAATCACAAGCGAATGCGCGCGAACCGTGCCAACGTGCGTGGGCTGAGACCACTGGGCTATGTCGCGATCGTCAAGGACCCCTTTCTCCTGATGTCGTTGGGCTGGATCAACACGGCGCTGAGCGAACGCCCACCGATCGTGACGTTGCGGCATCCCGGCGCGTGGGTGATGAGCCTGTTACGACGGTCCATGCATCCGCGCGCGGCGCTACGGTCCATCCGCGAGCAAGCCTGCTACGGCGACCCCGTCGTCGGTGAGCTCATGGAGAAGCACGATTGGGAGAACGCCGACATCGTGCGGGCGGGCGCTGCCACGTGGGCATGCCTGGTGCGGATGCTCGACGTCCAGCTCGAGGCGGGTGCCAAGGCGTCTGTCGTGCGTATGGAGGACTTCGCGGCCGACCCGTACGCCGTCATGCTGGACGTCTACCGGACCTGCGGGTTGCGGCCCCCTCGCGACCTGCGTCGAGTCGTCGACCACTACACCGGGTCCCAGAACGTCGTCATCCCCGCAGGGCGCGTGCTGCACGAGCTTCGCCGCGACAGCGCGTCCTTGGCGAACGCGTGGCGCGATCGGCTCGACGACGACCAACAGCGCACGATTCGAGAGATCACCGAGCCGGTCGCCGACCGGTGGTATCCCGCCTGGTGA
- a CDS encoding aspartate aminotransferase family protein, with translation MVIEAWPASRQAWERTKASLSGGVSTGLRASMKPHPLFFRGGSGPRLTDLDGNSYVDYVLGWGPVILGHGHPKLTAAVAAQLPYGSTYGAGHLLEAEAAEAVLARIPGTERVLWCSTGSEANLVALRLARAATGRRRFIKFGGHYHGWTDPMLIGYRPGPDGTLGLGSLGQNPATLDDVRLVAWGDLDTTAGLLTTSGTDIAAVFCEPVLCNSGVLEPPPGFLEGLRELCDDTGTVLVFDEVITGFRIDSGGAVTRYGVTPDLVVLAKAIAGGFPLAAVAGRADILDRTTAGVVHAGTYNGNPVVLAAAIATLEALGEPGVYDDFERRGRALADGMRAAFARYDVPVTVHQVGPVVQCLPGVRKARTFDDFLAADQEFYDRLTVQLLRRGVFTLPGGRWYLSTAHTDADIAETVAVIDESLGATLDEGPGPRVSTA, from the coding sequence ATGGTCATCGAGGCGTGGCCGGCCTCGCGGCAGGCATGGGAACGCACCAAGGCGTCCCTCAGTGGCGGGGTCTCGACCGGTCTCCGTGCCTCGATGAAGCCGCATCCCCTGTTCTTTCGCGGCGGCTCCGGACCGCGTCTCACCGACCTGGACGGCAACTCCTACGTGGACTACGTCCTCGGCTGGGGCCCAGTGATCCTCGGCCACGGCCACCCCAAACTGACCGCTGCCGTCGCTGCCCAGCTCCCCTACGGCTCCACCTACGGTGCGGGCCACCTGCTCGAGGCTGAAGCCGCCGAGGCGGTACTCGCCCGCATTCCCGGCACCGAACGAGTGCTGTGGTGCAGCACGGGCTCGGAGGCCAACCTGGTCGCTCTCCGCTTGGCACGCGCCGCCACCGGACGACGGCGGTTCATCAAGTTCGGCGGCCACTACCACGGCTGGACCGACCCGATGCTGATCGGGTACCGCCCGGGCCCTGACGGCACCCTGGGTCTCGGCAGCCTGGGCCAGAACCCAGCGACGCTGGACGACGTGCGGCTGGTGGCGTGGGGAGACCTGGACACGACAGCCGGGCTGCTCACGACGTCCGGCACCGACATCGCCGCGGTCTTCTGCGAGCCGGTGCTGTGCAACTCGGGTGTCCTCGAACCGCCACCCGGTTTCCTCGAGGGTCTGCGCGAGCTGTGCGACGACACCGGAACGGTCCTCGTCTTCGACGAGGTCATCACCGGCTTCCGCATCGACTCAGGAGGAGCGGTCACACGCTACGGCGTCACCCCCGACCTCGTCGTCCTGGCGAAGGCGATCGCGGGCGGATTCCCGCTGGCCGCGGTCGCTGGCCGCGCCGACATCCTCGACCGCACGACGGCCGGCGTAGTCCACGCCGGCACCTACAACGGCAACCCCGTCGTCTTGGCCGCCGCCATAGCGACCCTCGAGGCGCTCGGCGAGCCCGGCGTCTACGACGACTTCGAGCGCCGAGGTCGCGCGCTCGCCGACGGGATGCGTGCGGCATTCGCCCGATACGACGTCCCGGTCACCGTCCACCAGGTGGGCCCGGTGGTGCAGTGCCTCCCCGGGGTGCGAAAGGCACGCACATTCGACGACTTCCTCGCCGCCGACCAGGAGTTCTACGACCGTCTGACGGTCCAGCTGCTGCGTCGTGGTGTCTTCACCCTGCCAGGCGGACGTTGGTACCTCTCGACCGCGCACACCGACGCCGATATCGCCGAAACGGTCGCGGTGATCGACGAATCCCTCGGCGCTACCCTCGACGAGGGGCCGGGGCCGCGTGTCAGCACCGCCTGA